The region gagggaggtgagaagagTGTAAGTGAGTTTCCGGTTGTTgactttgacgatgggagtgtcctggtgctTCATGAAGATCCCAAGCACCCAAGAAGTGATGAACGACAAGGAAAGAGCACAAGTAGACAAAGAGATCCCCAAAGGTTCTTCATAAGATAAGAAGATGATATGTTTTGGAAGACATGAATCCTGGTCCTTGTTggggtactgatcttctggacattgaacacagtcatccatgtctgcaagagaagatttttttttaaatgtacacaaaactgtacataaaatacaaaatgtaTGGGGAGGAATGGGTGGAGGTTAAGGGGCGTGACAGAGGTAGGAGGGGGTAGCTGCTGATGTGGGTGATATCAGCCAGATGCTGTGCCCTTCAGTATCAGCTTCTCGGTTCAGCTGCATTGGCGGGGTGGGGATATGACTGGGCTGTGAAACTGTATCATTGTCCCCAGTgagtctattcagatctgtgccagctcgtTCACAAGTCCAGTTGTCCAAAGGGGGCATGTCGAGGCCGGAAAGGAAGCAGAGGAGATAAGTGGTGCTGATCTCACTGatatcctcctcctgccctcccccaacacatTTCCACCTGGCCCCGATCCCTACTTGATAACCCCCCTTCTGCCCATGGTCCATGTTTGCCCAAAACCTATCAGCGCCAGTGTTGGCTGGGTGCTATGTTGTTGCCACCCATTCATGCTGGTGGCCCCCTTTAATGTGCAActtctgcagcagtgagcgcaTGCTGGATTGCAGTACGTATAGCTCATACTGGGCATAATATCTTACCCAGCTGGTTTGAAATCTTTCCTTCTGGACACAGAAGACAATCGTAACAGCAAAATTGCTTCCCTTCTATTTTGGTCTTACTATAGACAGGAAGGCAGAGGTCGTTGCAAAGAGATAGGGGCTGGGCCTGTTCATAAAGGAAAAAGGAGAGGTTTAACTTCAGAAAAGGTGTTTTGGGAATTTGTAAGTAACAGCTAGGTTTGCAATAAACTGGGTTGCTGTGTTTATGTAAATGTAAACTGGGTTTATatatgtagagagagagagagagagagagagagagagagagagagagagagagagcgtgttctcatgagtgggccagcaaccttcaacgagTCAAAGGGTAGCCACCACAGAGGAGGAAGCTTCACATGTTTGAGATATTGAGGAGTCCTCGTTATCACTCAGCCCCTTAGACCACTTCCTGCGAGGACCTTCTCCCCAAACTAAATTCCTCCCACCCAGAGCTATCGTTATATGTGCCCACTATTAGCTATTAGCAACATGCAATTTACTTTATGGAACAGTCCCGTTGTGCAATCTGACCCACCTAACTGGTGTCCTCCATCACATTTATTTCAGGCAGAGCTTTGACAGCACCTGAATAACAGTGCACACTGGAAAACAAAACGGTCACACCATCAACAGTCCATTGGGCCTACCTGGTTAAACCAGTTGGGCCACACAATGTCATCCTCATGAATTTTGAGCACTTTCTCTGTGTTTGCTTGTGGTTCCATGGATCCAACGTTGACTCTCtgaaaggactggtttgggaaggTCACCCAGTTGAGAATATCAAAGCCAACAACTAGTTCTCCATGTTGGTCAAAGGACACTTTTTCCCCAACACTGTTGTTAAAGGAAATGCTTCTCAGAAAATCATGGAGCttaggagagaaagggagaataaATGCTGGCATTCATAGACATTCTTAACTATAAATATTACTAATAAACTGTAGCGTGGTGGCTGCTTTTAAATGCTTCATAGTGGCTAACTGCATCAAAACACGTGCAGTTATAATTAGCAGGCACAGAGCTAGAAAAAGACGTGCAAAGAACATTGTACCCTAGAAGGAAAATGAACGAAGAAACTGAGAGCAAAGCATGACACAGGACTAGTGACAGAACATGGAGGAACAGGCAAATCTCCTCTCTCAGTGGAACTGTCTAGGGACAACTTGCAACACTTTCTACACCTTCAATGAGTATGATTCACTACTGCACATGTGTCAACCCAACAACCCTCTTCCAACAGCAATGCATATATGTGTGACATACAAGGCAGGGAACACAAGAGCATTTGAAGTCCCCCCTAGGAGAAGGACAATGGTCCAGCTAGTctggcatcctgtttctcacagcgtcTAGCCCAAATCTTCGGAGCAATTAAAAAGTGACCCTAGGATGGGCAAAGATGAGCGTTCACAGAGTGTTCGAGGGGTGTGTAAGAGGAATCAGTGACGGTGCTGTATGAGCTTATCGTACATTTACTTACAGGTTTCCTTACACACATTAGTGGCACCAGGGCAGATTTACTCACCTTTCACTGAGGGAGAATGGCTGTGCTCTATGATGTCTCATTGGAACTTCAGTGGCACCAGACATCTCCTCCCCTTTCGCAGGCGTGTAACTGCTGTGCTCTATGGTGTGTCATGCATTGTGTTCTctctggaacatgagttccagtggCGCAGTAGgtccataggcttgggctgttactgttacttaagcatgcataggattgcagcctaacaccacaaccctatgcatgtctgcccaaaagtgggtcccattacaATCAGTGTTATGTTACATTCAACAGCGAGCTGTGTGTGAATAAGATTGGAGACAGGCAGCTCAAACCTAGGCTGCCCTTCATAGGTAGTGTATCACAGCCCCAGTGCCGTGGGTGGGTGTTGAAAACATGTAAGACAAGTTTGTGCCTCCCAGAGAGGAAGCAGCCCTGGCGTGGAGGCCTGTATGGTCCCACTGACACTGCAGATTGACCACAGCCACTACTGGTGAGCAGATGAGAAGCACGTGGAGGCCTGTGAACGTTCTGCCGTTGTTTGCTTTGGGAACCTTATAGtagtggggaaaggggaaatatttGTGCCCTTTTCCCCACTAATATCAGGTTGCCAAAGCAGACAACGTTCACTTCTActtaacagaaataaaataaatatttgactCTTATTATGCTCTTCATGTGCAAAGTCCGTCAACTGGCAGCAAATGGGAAGACATAAACATCATGGAACCTGACGCCAATGTGGAGAGACAGCTCTTTGCACAGGGAAGGGCAATCAAATTGTGACCTTAGGCTCAGTTGTAGAAAAATGAAGACTGCTTTGGCATTTATCGGGTCAAGATATTACCTGCCACGGCTGGTGACTGGAAAATGTGCTTCTCCCATGACTCATCATTCTTCTGTGTTTGACTTGGGATGAGTAcatggaatgcaaagcatgtgccacagtataggcagcattgtagacactgtagctgtggcTAGTAATGCTTGTTTCAAACACAGACCCAGGCAGCgtctccagctcctcctctccagtgcagatctccctgccctccttctctgCTACAGAGCTGGGGAATGCACAGGCAAAAGCCTCTTCCCAGAATTCCTTGATGAAGCCATCGTCTTTGTGCAGGGTGGGCTTTCTCTTCTGAAGGGACGTCTGGAATGCAGACACCTGCTTTGAGTGGATGGCAAAAGACAGCGCGCCATGGAGGAAGTGGATGTCCCAACTTCTTTGGAAGGGAAATGAAGTGAAGTCCATCTGGGCTGTCAGAAGCCAGACTTTAGACATCATTTGTCTATTCTCAAATTCAAGAATATGAGGCACCATTCTCAGTATCATCACGGTTTGAATTTCCCCATGTACAAGCACAATGTTGGCACTGCTCCCCCAAACAACTTTGAGGGTTTCAAAACCTTCTCCCACCATATCAGTGACTTGACTCACGCTTGTCAAAGCTGGGAATCGTTCTACGAAGTCAAAGCAAATGCCATGCTGGGAAAATATGGGAAGCACATCGTCGATGAATCTCTCTGTATTATCATCAATATAACGCACCCCAATccatgtccagctgaaatgaagcAGTAACTGGAGAATCCCCCTATATTGCTGGTCCCCACTTGGAAACATTCGATGGAAAAAAGGAATTTGTGCTTCGTTACTCATCTCTGGAGCAGAGCCGTATATGAGCTGAAAACAATTGGAAAGAAGAATTAAGAAGATCTCTCGATAGATATTATGTTGTGAATAGCGTTCAAGCTCCATCACCTGTGAGTCTATCCAGCACACATGATGTTTCTGTCTCATGGAGagtcatatctctctctctctctctctctctctctctctctctctctctctctctctctctctctgctgtaaatgATGGCAATTTAAACTtgctgtccaatcctatcccccaccattggcactaATGCTCcagtgccaacagagtgtgtgcagTATCCAGTGATAGGCAGTTGTATATTGCAGCCAGCAGAACCGGGGCTACcaaatcaccaatgggtctctaccagtccaaggagagaaagggggcagagtggaaTGAGAAAGAAGAGGTGCCCCTCCCATCCTCAccaaaactccccctccccacctaggtCACCCATCTGCTGCCAACTGACCAACACATGTGAATGGTTTGCTAACCATTGACGCTTCCTGCACAAATCTTACCTGTGGCATCTTGTAAATACACAGGATGTTTGCCATGTGGAGACAGACATTAGAATTAGGTCCGCCAATGATAGCTGCCGGAAGATTCTCAGCATCACACTTGTAGTTAGGAGTAAATCTGCCCCTTCTggagagaagttccattgaggCATGAAAGGTCCACCTTGGACTGAAATGACTGTTATAGATATGGAAGCCAAGGGTGAGGTTGGGTAGGATGTGGGGATTTCCGTTGATCTCCTTTACTGCAAATTCCAAGGCTGGGATGTGCTGGTAGATCTGAGTCATCATCCTGCCATTAATGTAACAAACAGCATTATAGTGTTGATGTCTTTTTCTAAATTGAAACGGAATACAATCTGGACAATGATATTCTATTGCTAATGCTCCATctgccagggaagagagaagAGACATGGGTACGTCATCCTGGACACTCCACCTCTATGAACTCCAGCCCATCTCCTGGCTGCTCTATGGAAACTATGAGTTGAAGTGTTTACATATACATCGCTGCAATGTGCATTATCTTATTATTGCTATAACTTGACTTTAAGAAATTCATGTGATGCTTTAGAATGCTTTGACTTTTGCGGTTATATGGCCTCCTACCTCAATGCAGGCTCTAGTTTGTAGTATCTAACTGTCAAATCTTTGGACTGAAGCAAGGGGATAACAGTCCAAGGAAGGGtgttcttggtggtggccccccacAAATGCAGCATTCCCTGTAGGATGAATTACAATCAGCCCCATCACTGAAGACCTGCTGGCAGGGCTTGAAGATCTAATGATGTGATAGCATGGTCAGTTTCCATTACTCTTGGATATCCTTTgtaggcattttttaaaaaaaaattatagagaATATCATTTCTGTCTACCCTTTCATATCAGGTGCAGAATATATTGAAAAAGCAAATAATTCACAATGTATTGTGCTATTGAGTAGAATGTAAAGAACATTCTGTACCTACAAATATCATTTTGATTGAATTCTTGAATGTAACAATTCCACTTTCGCCTGGGAGGATATTTTTAGATAGGATGAAAGAATGCTTTACTACAGACAGTTTGGGGGATCAGAATTCTACAAAATCATTAGTTTCCCAGGATCTGCTACACCATACACATAGAGACTTGAATCCTATGGAACACAGGAGAAAATAAGGTGCATTTTTTAATTATTCCATGGGCACTTCTTCAAGTGCGTGTGGTAGACAGTGTACACGAATTTGATGTGTGACAACTTGTTGATAAACTTGTTGCCCAAGTAAAATGCCAAGCCAGAATTTAATTTAATtaggatttatttattcaatAATCTTTCACTATTACTTCCGCTTGTGCAAGCCACCCTCCCTGAATGGAGTGATAACCTGAGATACAACCTTTATATacggaaaagaaaaaaaaaaactgaaatcaTATCCCAAATATCTAGtcttgaaagggaaaaaaaatagtgtCTGCATAGTCAAAACGATGTCAGCACCAGCAGTTGTACCAAATGCCCGGAAGCCAAGTAGAGAGACTTCATCCAATTGTTGTAATGGAATTCAATGGGCAAAATGTCACATTGTTTTGCATGTATACTGTATGTTCACAAAACATAGTTAACACTAATTGACACAAACTAAACCCGATCAGTGGAGAAATACATAGTTTCAAGAATTCTACATTCCACACATCTGAAATCCCAACCAATTTCAATTGATTGAAATGGACTGCAGGAGAATAATTTCATCACTGAGACATGACAAGGCTAACTTAAAAAAACAGAATCTCCCTTACATGAGCTCATCAAAGAGTTCCTGAGATGGAGTTTTTTCAAAAGTTATTGTGTTTGAAAATCTGTAGATCTGAGAGACAACAGCAGCAATGACGAGGTCTCCGGACCAATAATATTGGTGGAGAATGGGAAGAGGGTCACTGATGGGGCATTTACCAGCAGGAACACTGAGCCCCACCTGAGGCAGCAGAAATGCCAAGACTGCAAACATGAACATCTTACAGGAAAATGTGGCTTTGAGACACTATTTCCTCGGATTCCACACTGTCATCCAGAGGTGCCTCAGCTCTAGTGCCTCTTATGAATCACTATTCATTCAGCTGATTGAGATTTCAGGTACTTTAAAGAGTAATCTGTTGGATGGATAGGACTCTGCCTGTCTCTAGCATCATCTTGGAATGATCCAGGGGATATTGACAACATCCTTCTCTGTTGTTCTCTAATTGTGGGAGTGAATTTCCCTGAGGATGTGAAGAAGCAGAAGTAGTTAGCGTTAATTTAATAATGAAAGGGGTGATAATCACATTCTCAGAGCTGAATTTTCTTTGGGACATTGCATCAGAAAACATGCTGGTCAGGCCTTCACAAAAGTTTTCTGCTGACCTCCttggggggtgggagcaaaaaTTGTGAAATAAACTAAGTAAGGAGAATGGCATTCAgaatagttttttgtttgttttttttcccttatatacaggttgagtcttattaGTTATgagggttctgtttccagaacagctgttagcgccaatcaggtgctagcagccgattgccccctccccgcctcctgctccagggctgaggcttgagccgcgattgggCGACACGTCTGGGGAGGCTGGACTTGAGCTCCAGCAAGGAGTGCGCGctctggctggagctcagtttgctcCCGGCTGGCAATGAGGATGGAAGGAGCAGCTGGGCGAGCGCATGGCCTCTCCCCAtggcctctctccctctcctcgcCTAGGGAGTGTGGGTGGCCTCAAAGGCGGGGAGGAGCAGCACAGAAGCGGCTAGGGCGCTGGAGCAGCAACGGAGGCTCTTGGTTGAGGCTATAGTGCCCTGCCCCGCTGGCGTGGTGGTTCCTGCGACTGGCTTCTGAGAGAGTGGGAGTGAAGgaagcacacctcctcccccattttgtGCTGGTGTAGCACTTGTATCCTCTGTGAATCTAGTACACGGGGGGGTGGTGGTTTTCACACGGTCTAGTGATggggaaaaagaatcaaaagggggggaaagccccCAGACGtcctgcaacccctcccccttcttctccaGTCTCTTCCTCGGAGAAGGAGGAAGACTTTAGTGAGCTCAGGGCTATGTTGGCTCGCTTTGatgccagggagaaggagaaagcctTGAGAAGAGcggggaggggtgatggtggaGGGGTATCAGGTACGGCCACCCCACTGCGCAGATCGACCAGGAAAGGGCGTGGGGCCAGGCTTAGCGAGATCTTGTCTTCCAGGAGGCATGTGAGGGGCTCGGGAGACGAGAATGACCCAGAGCCTGCCACTCAAGTGGCCCACGCACCAGAGGTGGAGACTACGGGTGCCACGCAGGCTGCACAGAGAAGCGGGCAGCCAGCTGTTGGCACTTCAGGCGAGCAAGCACAGGATTTGGGCAGTAGTGTAGGTGCGGTATGGGACGAGAGGGAGGGCCTTGCTGTACCTTCAGCGGCCTTTAATTCCCTGTGGTTTCCTTGGTCTCAGTGGGGAACGGTTAACCCCTTTTATCCTTGGGGCCCTTATCAGCAGggcatcccaggtggtggggagCAAGCTATGGTGGCTTCAGCCAGGCCTGGCACTCCCCCTCCGCCTGCCTGGGGGCCTGGCATGATTGGCGGGTCTGCTTTCCCCCCACTGGGGCAGCTAATGGGCCCCTTGGCCGCTCCCGGAGCACAGATTGGTGGCGGTATGGAGTCAGGGGAGCGCCCCCGGGGTGTCATATGGTGATATTGCACTCCCTCTGGGCGGGCATCTGGCTTTATCTATAAAAGAAAAAATTTGGAAAGGTGAGTATGTGGATATGTTTAGCCTTTTGCAGATCAAGCCTGAGCCTGTGCCAAAGGTGGGGGAGCCTGTCAGGGATCAGGAATCCATTAGGAGACAGAAAATCGATAGGAATTGGGCAAACTGGCTGAATGGCTTCATCATTTACGCCTCGGTTGTGTTGCAAATGTATCCCAACTGCGCCCAAGCCTTGTTCAAGTACTTGGACATAGTGCACAGGGCGTTTAGGGACTACATGGGCACAGCTTGGGTGCTGTATGACAACCATTTTAGTCTACGCACATCACATGACCCTGCGCTAGATTGGCGCGTTccacaatgggaattgtggacgCAGCTAGTTCTGCCGTCGAGGCCGGCGTGGGGTGACCGCTCGGATAGCGGTTACCTTATTGCCAGGAACAAACCTGAAGCTATCAAGGCACCTAGCGGTGCCCAGTGGGTTCAGAACCCCCGGACTTGCTTCGAGTATAACATGTCAGGAAAGTGCGGAAGAAACAACTGCACTTTCTTGCACGCCTGCGGCTTGTGCGGGGCAAAGCACCCCGTGTCCTCGTGCCCTAAATTGGGCGGACCAAGACAGGCCTCAGGGCAGCAGGCCGGCCAAGGCCACAGGGGCGGCgtgccctccttccctccttccgaTGGAAAGGGGGCCAACGCCGATTAAGGTGGCACAGTTGCATTCATGGTTGAAAGTTTATCCCGACAGAGTTGCTGCCGGTCATTTGGTGGAGGGGTTTTCGAAGGGTTTTCGGATTCTGGCGGCACCGCCCATTGAGCTTGTGCTGTCCGAGAATTTGCGTTCTGTTAAGGGGTTAGAGCATGTTGTTAGGAGGAAGATCGGCAAGGAGGTAGACCTCGGCAGGGTGGTGGGACTGTTCCCGACCCTGCCTATACCCAACTTGTGGGTCTCTCCTCTTGGGGTGGTCCCCAAGAAGGTTCCTGGGGAATTTTGGTTAATCCACCATCTATCGTTCCCGGAGGGTGAGTCCGTGAATGATGGTATCCCCAGCGAGTTATGCTCGGTCAGGTATACTTTGTTAGACCAGCCGGTTGGGCGGCTGCGGTCTTGTGGCGTGGGCGCCTTGATGGCAAAGGTGGACATTGAATCAGCCTTTAGCCTGCTGCCTGTCCACCCTGCCGATTTTTGCCGCCTAGGCTTCCGCTTTGAGGGCGCCTATTATGTGGATAGGGCGCTGCCGGTGGGCTGCGCGATATCCTGCGCCCATTTTGAATGTTTCAGTACCTTTCTAGAGTGGGCGGTCCAATTTCAGACTGGTCATGTGACCACTGTGCATTATCTTGATGACTTTTTATTTATGGGCCCTGCCGGTACTGGGACATGCGAAATGCTGCTCGCATCATTTGTGGAGTTGTGCGAGCAGTTGGGGGTTCCCCTGGCACAGGATAAGACTGAGGGCCCGGCAACTCGGTTAACTTACCTCGGCATTGAGTTGGACACCATCGCTCAGTGCAGTAGGCTCCCGGAGGCTAAGCTCGTCAGGTTGGCTGGCTTGCTTCGGCAAGCATCTAGGGCCAAGAAACTGACTCtcagggagttgcaggtgctTGTCGGGCACCTCAACTTCACCTGCTGGGTGCCACCACCCGGCAGGGCCTTCCTGAGGCATATGTGCGAGGCTATGGCTGGGTTGCGCAGGCCATCCCATCGCATAAGGGTCTCGTCAGCACTTCGGGAGGACATGACTGTGTGGCTCCGGTTCTTGGACCAGTTCAACGGGGTGTCCTTTTGGAGGACCAGGTGCTTGGTCAAAGCTGAGTTGCAGGTGCACTCCGATGCTGCAGGTGGACACGGGTTCAGAATTTATTTCAGGGACAGATGGTGCGCTGCCCATTGGCCAAGCACTTGGGTACAGGATGGCATCACTCGAGACCTAACATTTCTCgagttttttcccattttagtCGCTGTACACATCTGGGCAGACGAGTTTGCTAATACTTCGGTCcgcttct is a window of Tiliqua scincoides isolate rTilSci1 chromosome 5, rTilSci1.hap2, whole genome shotgun sequence DNA encoding:
- the LOC136653771 gene encoding vomeronasal type-2 receptor 26-like, translated to MMTQIYQHIPALEFAVKEINGNPHILPNLTLGFHIYNSHFSPRWTFHASMELLSRRGRFTPNYKCDAENLPAAIIGGPNSNVCLHMANILCIYKMPQLIYGSAPEMSNEAQIPFFHRMFPSGDQQYRGILQLLLHFSWTWIGVRYIDDNTERFIDDVLPIFSQHGICFDFVERFPALTSVSQVTDMVGEGFETLKVVWGSSANIVLVHGEIQTVMILRMVPHILEFENRQMMSKVWLLTAQMDFTSFPFQRSWDIHFLHGALSFAIHSKQVSAFQTSLQKRKPTLHKDDGFIKEFWEEAFACAFPSSVAEKEGREICTGEEELETLPGSVFETSITSHSYSVYNAAYTVAHALHSMYSSQVKHRRMMSHGRSTFSSHQPWQLHDFLRSISFNNSVGEKVSFDQHGELVVGFDILNWVTFPNQSFQRVNVGSMEPQANTEKVLKIHEDDIVWPNWFNQAQPLSLCNDLCLPVYSKTKIEGKQFCCYDCLLCPEGKISNQLDMDDCVQCPEDQYPNKDQDSCLPKHIIFLSYEEPLGISLSTCALSLSFITSWVLGIFMKHQDTPIVKVNNRKLTYTLLTSLLLCFLSVFLFIGQPQKLSCLFQQTTFGIIFSVAVSCVLAKTITVVLAFVATKPGSRIRTWVGKGLSTFIVLPCILLQATLCTVWLATSPPFPDLDMHSFVEEIVLKCNEGSPLMFYSVLGYLGVLSLVSFSVAFLARKLPDSFNEAKFITFSMLVFCSVWLSFVPSYLSTKGKYMVAVEIFSILVSSFGLLFCIFFPKCYIIVVRPELNKREQLMRITY